Proteins from a genomic interval of Providencia stuartii:
- the accC gene encoding acetyl-CoA carboxylase biotin carboxylase subunit, translating to MLEKIVIANRGEIALRILRACKELGIKTVAVHSAADSDLKHVLLADETICIGPAASTKSYLNIPAIISAAEISGAQAIHPGYGFLSENADFAEQVERSGFIFIGPKAETIRLMGDKVSAIEAMKLAGVPCVPGSDGPLGSDTDKNRAIAQRIGYPVIIKASGGGGGRGMRVVRHEKDLDSSISLTRAEAKAAFNNDMVYMEKFLENPRHVEIQVMADGQGNAIYLAERDCSMQRRHQKVVEEAPAPGITPEVRRSIGERCANACIEIGYRGAGTFEFLYENGEFYFIEMNTRIQVEHPVTEMITGVDLIKEQLRVASGLPLSVKQEDIVVHGHAIECRINAEDPNTFMPSPGKITRFHSPGGFGVRWESHIYAGYTVPPYYDSMIGKLITYGETREIAIVRMKNALNELIIDGIKTNIELHQMIMNDENFQKGGTNIHYLEKKLGIQE from the coding sequence ATGCTGGAAAAAATTGTCATTGCTAACCGTGGCGAAATCGCACTACGTATTCTTCGAGCCTGTAAAGAATTAGGTATCAAGACCGTAGCCGTTCACTCCGCGGCAGATAGTGATCTAAAACATGTGTTGTTGGCTGACGAAACTATTTGTATCGGTCCAGCCGCATCCACAAAAAGCTACCTGAACATTCCCGCTATCATTTCAGCGGCAGAAATTTCAGGTGCTCAAGCTATTCACCCAGGATATGGTTTCCTGTCTGAGAATGCTGATTTTGCAGAACAAGTTGAGCGTTCAGGGTTTATTTTTATCGGACCTAAAGCTGAAACCATCCGCCTAATGGGCGACAAAGTTTCCGCTATCGAGGCGATGAAACTTGCAGGTGTACCTTGCGTCCCCGGTTCCGATGGCCCTCTTGGCAGCGATACAGACAAAAACCGAGCTATCGCACAGCGTATCGGTTACCCAGTGATCATTAAAGCATCGGGTGGCGGTGGTGGTCGTGGTATGCGTGTCGTACGCCATGAAAAAGACTTAGATTCATCAATCAGCCTAACCCGTGCCGAAGCTAAAGCGGCTTTCAACAACGATATGGTTTATATGGAAAAATTCCTTGAAAACCCTCGTCACGTTGAAATCCAAGTTATGGCTGATGGCCAAGGTAATGCTATCTATTTAGCAGAACGCGATTGTTCAATGCAACGTCGCCACCAGAAAGTCGTTGAAGAGGCACCTGCGCCGGGTATCACGCCTGAAGTTCGCCGTAGTATCGGTGAGCGTTGTGCAAATGCCTGTATCGAAATCGGCTACCGCGGTGCGGGAACATTCGAATTCCTGTATGAAAACGGTGAGTTCTACTTTATTGAGATGAACACCCGTATTCAAGTTGAGCATCCTGTAACAGAAATGATTACGGGTGTTGACTTAATTAAAGAACAGCTACGTGTTGCTTCAGGCTTACCGTTGTCTGTCAAACAGGAAGATATCGTTGTTCACGGTCATGCGATTGAATGCCGTATCAACGCAGAAGATCCAAACACCTTTATGCCTAGCCCAGGTAAGATCACTCGTTTCCATTCTCCGGGTGGCTTTGGTGTGCGTTGGGAGTCCCATATTTATGCAGGCTATACCGTGCCTCCATATTATGACTCAATGATTGGTAAGCTGATCACCTATGGTGAAACTCGTGAAATTGCGATTGTGCGTATGAAAAACGCACTGAATGAGCTTATCATCGATGGTATCAAAACCAACATTGAACTACACCAAATGATCATGAATGATGAAAACTTCCAAAAAGGTGGTACTAACATCCACTATTTGGAGAAAAAATTAGGTATTCAAGAATAA
- the fis gene encoding DNA-binding transcriptional regulator Fis has translation MFEQRVNSDVLTVATVNSQDQVTQKPLRDSVKQALKNYFAQLNNQDVNDLYELVLAEVEQPLLDMVMQYTRGNQTRAALMMGINRGTLRKKLKKYGMN, from the coding sequence ATGTTCGAACAACGCGTAAATTCTGACGTACTAACCGTTGCTACTGTAAATTCACAAGATCAAGTAACTCAAAAACCATTGCGTGATTCAGTTAAGCAAGCACTGAAGAACTATTTTGCTCAATTAAACAATCAAGATGTTAACGATTTATATGAGCTGGTATTGGCTGAGGTAGAGCAGCCTTTGTTGGACATGGTTATGCAATATACCCGTGGAAACCAGACCCGTGCAGCCCTGATGATGGGTATCAACCGCGGTACGCTGCGTAAGAAACTGAAAAAATACGGCATGAACTAA
- a CDS encoding threonine aldolase family protein, producing the protein MELIDLRSDTLTKLKPEDLLDINYDYIGDDCYNEDRYVKMLEFKIADLFGKESALFMPSGTMSNQVALRVLSKPGEELITEVGYHVCFFESSQTAALNGLVINNVHTKSGILTTSDVLNAFNNKARWSNLYATPKIISIESSISTYGGMIFPLDEISQLRMLCDERKMSLFLDGARVLNACVSLGISPKKYTEHIDMLNLCLSKGVGSPFGSMLIGRQDEIDKAKKIRKWYGGALHQSGLMAAIALNKLKNYSSRLERDHINAKSLELICTKYFQLAYPVETNIVMIKSHNADALVNKLKEYGVLATAWTANTVRFVTSSNINHEMINQIKSIFETIDKHKGFL; encoded by the coding sequence ATGGAACTCATTGACCTTCGAAGTGATACATTGACAAAATTAAAGCCTGAAGATTTACTGGATATAAATTATGATTACATCGGTGATGATTGTTATAATGAAGACCGTTATGTCAAAATGCTGGAATTTAAAATTGCCGACCTTTTTGGTAAAGAAAGCGCGCTATTTATGCCTTCCGGAACCATGAGTAATCAAGTTGCTTTGCGAGTACTATCAAAACCAGGGGAAGAGCTGATAACTGAAGTAGGTTATCATGTTTGTTTTTTTGAGTCCTCACAAACTGCGGCATTAAATGGCCTAGTGATTAATAATGTGCACACTAAAAGTGGCATATTAACAACGTCTGACGTATTAAATGCGTTCAATAATAAAGCTCGTTGGTCAAATTTATACGCTACACCTAAAATTATATCAATAGAAAGTAGTATTAGCACTTATGGAGGAATGATTTTTCCGCTTGATGAAATATCCCAATTAAGAATGTTATGTGATGAAAGAAAAATGTCTCTTTTTTTAGATGGTGCGCGCGTATTAAATGCATGTGTATCGCTCGGTATTTCACCTAAAAAATATACTGAACACATTGATATGCTAAATCTTTGCCTATCTAAAGGCGTTGGTTCGCCGTTTGGTTCTATGCTTATTGGAAGACAAGATGAGATTGATAAAGCCAAAAAAATAAGAAAATGGTATGGTGGAGCACTACACCAATCAGGGCTGATGGCTGCCATCGCATTAAACAAATTAAAAAATTACTCTTCCCGTCTAGAACGTGATCATATAAATGCTAAAAGTCTAGAATTAATATGCACTAAATATTTTCAACTCGCTTATCCCGTTGAAACAAATATTGTCATGATAAAAAGTCATAATGCGGATGCTCTAGTCAACAAATTGAAAGAATACGGTGTATTAGCGACGGCATGGACTGCAAATACTGTTCGTTTTGTCACTAGCTCTAATATTAATCATGAAATGATTAATCAAATAAAATCCATCTTTGAAACGATAGATAAGCATAAAGGTTTTCTATGA
- the panF gene encoding sodium/pantothenate symporter: protein MQTEVLLPLIGYLALVFLLSVYAYRKRTQGAFLNEYFLGNRSMGGFVLAMTITATYVSASSFIGGPGAAYKYGLGWVLLAMIQLPAIWLSLGVLGKKFAILARRYNAVTLNDMLYARYQSRFLVWFASLSLLVAFFGAMTVQFIGGARLLETAAGIPYTYGLIIFGVSIALYTAIGGFRASVLNDALQGLVMLLGTVILLVAIIYHAGGLSAAVGKIQTIDPKLVSVEGADDILSAPFLASFWILVCFGVIGLPHTAVRCISYKDSKAVHRGIILGTIVMAMLMFGMHFAGALGRAILPDLTIPDQVIPTLMVQVLPPFAAGIFLAAPMAAIMSTINAQLLQSSATIVKDIYLSAAPAQIRNEKKLARISSFSTLILGALLLFAAWDPPKMIIWLNLLAFGGLEAVFLWPLVLGLYWEKANSKGAISGMVVGGVSYALLASFKIELLGFHAIVPSLVFSLIAFIIGNLFGKNPVQSAANQLATPAKN from the coding sequence ATGCAGACTGAAGTCCTACTCCCTCTAATAGGCTATCTCGCTTTGGTATTTCTGCTATCTGTGTACGCTTATCGCAAACGCACACAGGGAGCTTTCCTCAATGAGTACTTCCTCGGTAATCGTTCGATGGGTGGCTTTGTACTTGCAATGACCATCACCGCGACCTATGTGAGCGCCAGTTCCTTTATTGGTGGACCAGGAGCTGCCTATAAATACGGTTTAGGCTGGGTGCTACTGGCGATGATCCAATTACCCGCGATCTGGTTATCGTTAGGCGTACTTGGTAAAAAATTTGCTATTTTAGCTCGCCGATATAATGCCGTAACATTGAATGATATGTTGTATGCACGTTATCAAAGCCGCTTTTTAGTCTGGTTTGCAAGCCTCAGCCTGCTGGTGGCTTTTTTCGGTGCGATGACCGTGCAATTTATTGGGGGAGCCAGATTGCTCGAAACCGCAGCCGGTATCCCTTATACCTATGGCTTAATCATTTTTGGTGTCTCAATCGCGCTCTATACCGCGATTGGTGGTTTCCGTGCTAGTGTGCTCAATGATGCCTTACAAGGCCTTGTTATGCTGCTAGGAACAGTGATTTTACTCGTCGCCATTATCTACCATGCCGGTGGACTCAGTGCAGCAGTCGGAAAAATACAGACCATTGACCCTAAATTGGTATCAGTAGAAGGCGCCGATGATATTTTGAGCGCACCTTTCCTTGCGTCTTTCTGGATTTTAGTTTGCTTTGGCGTTATCGGGCTACCACACACCGCAGTGCGCTGTATCTCCTATAAAGACAGTAAAGCTGTTCATCGTGGTATTATTTTAGGCACGATAGTCATGGCAATGTTGATGTTTGGTATGCACTTTGCCGGAGCATTAGGCCGTGCAATTCTGCCAGACCTCACTATCCCTGATCAGGTTATCCCGACATTGATGGTACAAGTATTGCCCCCATTTGCGGCCGGTATTTTTTTAGCGGCGCCAATGGCAGCGATCATGTCCACCATCAACGCACAACTACTGCAATCATCAGCAACCATAGTTAAAGATATCTATTTAAGTGCGGCGCCAGCACAAATTCGAAATGAGAAAAAACTGGCTCGTATTTCCAGTTTTTCAACCTTGATACTGGGTGCTTTGCTGCTCTTTGCCGCATGGGATCCGCCAAAAATGATTATTTGGCTTAACTTATTGGCGTTTGGTGGACTGGAAGCCGTCTTTTTATGGCCACTTGTGCTAGGCCTCTATTGGGAAAAAGCCAATAGTAAAGGTGCTATCAGCGGTATGGTCGTTGGCGGTGTCTCTTATGCACTACTGGCATCATTTAAAATCGAGCTGTTAGGCTTTCATGCCATTGTACCTTCATTGGTATTTAGCCTTATTGCTTTTATTATTGGTAATCTTTTCGGTAAAAATCCAGTACAATCGGCAGCCAATCAATTGGCTACGCCCGCAAAAAATTAA
- a CDS encoding YhdT family protein, with amino-acid sequence MDKRFLQSNKEARWSFYLTIAYLIGWVICAYLPSNTIGITGLPVWFEWSCLILPIIFILLCIMMVNIIFKDIPLEDKDAD; translated from the coding sequence ATGGATAAACGTTTTCTTCAATCAAATAAGGAAGCCCGCTGGTCATTCTATCTGACCATCGCCTATTTAATTGGGTGGGTGATTTGTGCCTATCTTCCAAGCAATACCATTGGAATTACAGGCTTACCTGTATGGTTTGAATGGTCCTGTCTCATTCTACCCATCATTTTCATTTTACTGTGTATTATGATGGTCAACATTATTTTTAAAGATATTCCATTGGAGGACAAGGATGCAGACTGA
- the prmA gene encoding 50S ribosomal protein L11 methyltransferase produces the protein MPWIQLRLNSTGQHAEALGDELIESGAVSVTFQDSHDTPVFEPLPGETRLWGDTDVIGLYDAETDMKRVVAQLENSPLLEKGFIHKIEQLEDKDWEREWMDNFHPMRFGQRLWICPSWRDVPDPNAVNVMLDPGLAFGTGTHPTTSLCLEWLDGLDLEGKTVIDFGCGSGILGIAALKLGAAQAIGIDIDPQAIIASRDNAERNGVSERLSLYLPKDQPKELQADVVVANILAGPLRELAPMISVLPRSGGLLGLSGVLATQAEGVADAYRELFAIDPIAEKEEWCRITGVKRF, from the coding sequence ATGCCTTGGATACAACTAAGACTTAACTCAACTGGACAACACGCCGAAGCACTTGGCGATGAACTCATTGAGAGCGGTGCCGTTTCGGTTACCTTTCAAGATAGCCATGACACCCCAGTATTCGAACCGCTCCCTGGAGAAACGCGTTTATGGGGGGATACTGATGTTATTGGCCTCTATGATGCAGAAACGGATATGAAAAGGGTTGTTGCACAATTAGAGAACAGCCCTCTTCTCGAAAAAGGCTTCATTCATAAAATCGAACAACTTGAAGATAAAGATTGGGAAAGAGAATGGATGGACAATTTTCATCCAATGCGCTTTGGGCAACGTCTTTGGATCTGTCCAAGCTGGCGAGATGTTCCTGATCCCAACGCCGTCAATGTGATGTTAGATCCCGGCCTTGCTTTTGGCACGGGAACTCACCCAACCACTTCATTATGCTTAGAGTGGCTAGACGGACTCGATCTTGAAGGTAAAACCGTTATCGACTTTGGTTGTGGATCCGGCATTCTTGGCATCGCAGCCTTGAAACTCGGTGCAGCGCAAGCCATTGGGATCGATATCGATCCTCAAGCCATAATCGCCAGTCGTGATAATGCTGAACGCAATGGTGTTTCAGAACGCTTATCACTCTACTTACCTAAGGATCAACCAAAAGAGCTACAAGCTGACGTGGTCGTCGCGAATATTTTAGCCGGCCCATTACGTGAGTTAGCACCTATGATCAGCGTACTGCCACGTTCAGGCGGTTTATTAGGGCTTTCAGGTGTTCTGGCTACACAAGCAGAAGGCGTTGCCGACGCATATCGTGAGCTATTTGCAATAGACCCTATCGCAGAAAAAGAGGAGTGGTGTCGTATCACTGGTGTCAAGCGTTTTTGA
- a CDS encoding MFS transporter — translation MINKIITSRFLSGLSFYSFLPFYSIYLINYKGISEENVAVILFIFLFISRACSLFTHYIIDAIGYKLTLIFSYLVAAISLLSIYAMTDVIAIMFISAIIGAGFSIANVCTSLFIAENNNHAERVKNFSILNVAVNISSAIGGVIGEWFYHGFYSGIIILPAVVMLSSSLYSCTLNNVKHSHSNQQNNDKVVATFSEWVLFVCYSSISFFMIGLILRNLAFHFEANHNETIRYVSVSSLFALNAILIILLQVKSTSLLSKQSTKRQIITYKLSLVFVSILLLLFDFQSALSLYLLIILFTLSELIWSPYNNSLSIEKCPFKNKKLSLSLCIFFWGLAESGGAYMGIMADRYQLHVLIPFSSCLMLISLFSIEGLLTKRKSHESDYISRV, via the coding sequence ATGATAAATAAAATAATTACGTCGCGTTTTCTTTCTGGCCTATCTTTTTATAGTTTTTTACCTTTCTATTCAATTTACCTTATAAATTATAAAGGTATTAGTGAAGAAAACGTGGCTGTTATTTTATTTATATTTCTATTTATTAGTCGAGCATGTTCATTATTCACGCACTATATTATTGATGCTATCGGTTATAAACTGACATTAATATTTAGTTATCTTGTTGCGGCTATATCCCTTCTATCTATCTATGCGATGACTGACGTCATAGCCATTATGTTTATTTCCGCCATCATTGGCGCCGGTTTTTCTATTGCGAATGTTTGCACGAGTCTTTTTATTGCTGAAAATAATAATCACGCCGAACGTGTTAAAAATTTTTCGATTCTAAATGTTGCCGTCAATATTTCATCTGCAATTGGCGGAGTGATAGGTGAATGGTTTTATCATGGCTTTTATTCGGGAATTATTATCCTGCCAGCTGTCGTCATGCTGTCATCATCGCTCTATTCTTGCACATTAAACAATGTGAAACACAGTCATAGTAATCAGCAAAATAACGATAAAGTGGTGGCAACCTTTTCTGAGTGGGTGCTATTTGTTTGCTATAGCTCAATCTCTTTTTTTATGATTGGTTTAATACTCAGGAATCTCGCCTTTCACTTTGAAGCGAATCATAACGAGACTATTCGCTATGTCTCCGTTTCTTCACTATTTGCATTAAACGCGATACTCATCATATTGTTACAAGTGAAATCAACCTCTTTACTGTCAAAGCAAAGTACTAAAAGACAGATTATTACTTATAAGTTAAGCCTAGTATTCGTGTCTATCTTGCTATTGCTATTTGATTTCCAGTCAGCTTTAAGCCTGTATTTATTAATCATACTATTTACGCTAAGTGAGTTAATTTGGAGCCCCTACAACAACAGCCTATCTATAGAAAAATGCCCTTTTAAAAATAAAAAATTATCACTCTCTCTATGCATCTTTTTCTGGGGATTAGCCGAGTCTGGTGGTGCCTATATGGGAATTATGGCAGATCGCTATCAGTTGCACGTCCTTATTCCATTTAGCTCATGCCTAATGCTGATTTCTTTATTCTCTATCGAAGGTTTACTCACTAAAAGGAAAAGTCATGAAAGCGATTATATTTCTAGAGTGTAA
- a CDS encoding DUF202 domain-containing protein has product MRDPGLQPERTQQAWSRTLLLLAINGLLFFRLGLLASSWLMFSAALIAITLLGIISCKRHISRSYQNNGLKIDSALFLYITAFAIFAMSILFILSLFVDK; this is encoded by the coding sequence ATGCGTGACCCTGGCTTACAACCAGAAAGAACACAACAAGCTTGGAGCCGAACTTTACTGCTATTGGCGATCAATGGATTGCTTTTTTTTCGCTTGGGATTATTAGCGTCGTCATGGCTTATGTTTTCTGCTGCACTGATTGCTATCACGCTACTGGGTATCATTAGCTGCAAAAGACATATTTCACGCTCTTATCAAAACAATGGACTAAAAATTGATAGTGCACTTTTTCTCTACATCACTGCGTTCGCTATCTTCGCGATGTCAATTCTATTTATCCTCTCTCTATTCGTAGACAAATAA
- the dusB gene encoding tRNA dihydrouridine synthase DusB — MRIGQYQLRNCLIAAPMAGITDRPFRSLCYDMGAGMTVSEMLSSNPQVWKTDKSRLRMVHRDEPGVRSVQIAGNDPDEMAAAAQINVESGAQIIDINMGCPAKKVNRKLAGSALLRYPDLVESILSAVVKAVDVPVTLKIRTGWSPEERNCIEIAKLAEDCGIQALTIHGRTRACLFNGEAEYDNIRAVKQTVAIPVIANGDITDPLKARAVLDYTGADALMVGRAAQGRPWIFREIQHYLDTGEMLPPMPMAEVKRIMIAHVQELHDFYGQGKGARIARKHVSWYLQEHAPDDQFRRSFNAIEDASEQLEVLEAFFEYFA, encoded by the coding sequence ATGCGAATCGGACAATATCAGTTGCGAAACTGTCTTATTGCTGCCCCCATGGCAGGCATAACAGATAGACCATTCCGGTCCCTCTGTTATGACATGGGTGCGGGTATGACAGTCTCAGAAATGCTTTCTTCTAATCCACAGGTTTGGAAGACAGACAAATCGAGACTTAGAATGGTTCATCGCGATGAACCGGGGGTGCGTTCCGTTCAAATAGCTGGCAATGATCCCGATGAAATGGCCGCAGCAGCTCAGATTAATGTTGAGAGTGGTGCCCAAATCATCGATATCAATATGGGCTGTCCAGCTAAAAAAGTGAATCGTAAGCTTGCGGGTTCAGCACTCTTACGTTATCCCGACTTGGTAGAGTCTATCCTGTCGGCGGTAGTGAAAGCAGTTGATGTTCCTGTCACACTGAAGATCCGCACAGGTTGGTCACCTGAAGAACGAAACTGCATAGAAATTGCCAAATTGGCCGAAGATTGTGGTATTCAAGCATTAACTATTCACGGCAGGACGCGTGCCTGTTTGTTCAATGGTGAAGCGGAGTACGACAATATACGGGCAGTTAAGCAGACTGTTGCCATTCCGGTTATTGCCAATGGCGACATTACTGACCCGCTTAAAGCCAGAGCTGTCTTGGATTACACAGGGGCGGATGCCCTGATGGTAGGACGAGCGGCTCAGGGAAGACCCTGGATCTTTCGGGAAATCCAGCATTATCTGGACACAGGTGAAATGTTGCCCCCCATGCCAATGGCAGAGGTGAAGCGCATTATGATAGCGCATGTACAGGAGTTGCACGACTTTTATGGTCAAGGCAAAGGAGCCCGTATAGCGCGCAAACATGTCTCTTGGTATTTGCAGGAGCATGCACCTGATGACCAGTTCCGGCGCTCATTCAACGCCATTGAGGACGCCAGCGAACAGCTGGAGGTGTTGGAAGCATTTTTTGAATACTTTGCGTAA
- a CDS encoding YidH family protein, whose protein sequence is MAFKHHDWKNIGKTPDYRFSLANERTFLAWIRTALALLAGAIAIEQLLQDSWLKTLLALFLSSAGGITAIMALYRWRQNEIAMRKEEPLKYTSFLTMMSLFIVSIALISLLYILL, encoded by the coding sequence ATGGCCTTCAAACATCATGATTGGAAAAATATTGGCAAAACACCGGACTACCGCTTTTCCCTAGCAAATGAAAGAACCTTCCTTGCGTGGATAAGAACCGCATTGGCCTTGTTAGCAGGGGCAATCGCTATCGAACAGCTACTGCAAGACTCTTGGTTAAAAACCTTATTAGCGCTTTTTCTGTCATCGGCTGGCGGCATTACCGCAATCATGGCACTGTATCGTTGGCGACAAAACGAGATTGCAATGCGTAAAGAGGAACCTTTGAAATATACCTCTTTTCTCACCATGATGAGCCTGTTTATTGTCTCTATTGCCTTAATTTCCTTACTTTACATCTTACTATAG